DNA sequence from the Blastomonas fulva genome:
TGGAGCGATGGAAGACGCGGCAAAGCCCGGCAAAGACAGCGAGTATCTCTCGACCCTCGAACGCGGGCTCAAGGTGCTGCGCGCGTTCGATGCGACGCATCCCGAAATGCAGCTGAGCGAAGTCGCGCAGGTCACCGGCTTGAGCCCGGCAGTGGCGCGGCGCTGCCTCAACACCTTGGTGCAACTGGGCTATGTCGCACAATTCGGGCGCAAGTTCCTGCTGCGGCCCGAGGTGCTGTCGTTCGGTACCGCGTATCTCTCCTCGATGAATGTCGAGCAGGTGATCCTGCCGCCGCTGCAGAAATTGCGCGACGATACCGGCGACAGCGCGTCGATGGCGGTGCTGTCGGGCACTGATATCCTCTATGTCGCGCACGTCTCGACCAACCGCCGGATCCGGCTGGGCGCGAATGTCGGCACGCGCTTTCCCGTGCATGCGACGTCGCTGGGCAAGGTGCTGCTGGCGTTCCAGTCCGAAGCGGTGATCGCGCAATACATGGCCGCGGTCGATCTCCAGCGGTTCACCGAGCGGACCGTGACCAGCCACGCGGCGTTGGAGCAGCGGCTGCAGGGCGCGCGCGAGACCGGCTATGATTCGGCGCTCGACGAGCTCGATTATGGCATCGTCTCGGTCGCGGTGCCGGTGTTCGATGCCAATCGCAAGGCGATCGCCTCGATCAACTGCTCGACCTCGACCACGCGCATCTCGCAGGACGAACTGGTCCGCACCCGGCTGCCGATGCTGCGCGAGGCCTCGGCCGAAATCGGCAACGCGCTGCAGCGCTGGCCGACCCTGATGCACTCGCTGCAGCACAACTGATCTTCTGAAAATCGATGGACGCAAGAGGCTGCCCCGGCGGGGCGGGCGGCCTGGTGTTGCCTGCTTCGCACAGTGGCAGGAAACTTCGCATATCGAACTTGACTTCGTAATACGAACAATTTACCTCAAATCGTAACCCGCGCGCAGAGCCCTCAAGGGCCGCGGCAGCGACCGTGGCGGGACATCACAGGATGAGGGGTACTGGTGGATATGTCCGGATTGTGGAACAGGCTGCTTCTGGCAGGATCGACGTCGGCGCTGGCGCTGGCATGTGCAACGCCTGCCCTGGCGCAAGGCCAGGCTGCCCCGGCTGACGATGAAGGCGAGATCGTCGTCACCGCGCTGCGCCGCGACACCAATCTTCAGGACACCCCCGCCGCGATCACCGCGTTCAACGCCGAGACGATCGAGAATGCCGGGATCGACAAGGCCGCGGACTTCATCGGGCTGACCTCGAACGTCCAGCTGATCGAGACGCAGAACGCGGGCAACGCGTTCGTCATCATCCGCGGGATCACCCAGAACCGCAATTCCGAGCCCTCGGTCGCCGTGGTGGTTGACGGAGTGCAGCAGGTCAATGCTGCCCAGTTCAGTCAGGAATTGTTCGATATCGAGCAGATCGAAATCCTCAAAGGTCCGCAGGGCGGCCTGTACGGACGCAACGCGATCGGCGGCGCGATCATCATCAACACCAAGCAGCCCAGCGACCAGTTCGAGGGCCGGGTGTTCGCTGGGATCGACAACGGCTTCGGCTACACGCTGCGCGCAGGCGTTTCAGGCCCGATCAGCGACACGCTCAAGTTCCGGCTTTCGGGATCGTACCGCGACACCAACGGCTATATCCCCAACACCTTCCTGGGCGAGGATGCCGATCCGCTCGAGGACATCTCGCTGCGCGGCAAGTTGCTGTGGACCCCGACCGATCAGCTGACCGTCGATCTGCGCGCCTCGATGTCGCTGCTGCGCACCCAGGCGCTGTACTACAACATCGTTGCCGATGTGAACGACACCAGCCTGCCGGTGCGGGTCAACAATGCCGGGCAGAACGACCGCGACATCTACAACGTGTCTGCCAAGATCGACTACAAGGCCGACTGGGGATCGATCACCTCGGTCACTTCGTACGACACGCTGTCCGAAATCCTGACCGGCGACGCGTTCAACTTCCTTCCGATCCAGGAATCGCTTTTCTTCGCGATCTTCGGCTTCGATCTCAACCAGAGCCAGTTCCTCGATGTCGAGGCGATCAGCCAGGATCTGCGCATCCAGTCGGCGGACGGGCAGAAGTTCAATTGGTCGGTGGGCGGCTATTTCATCGACACCAACCGCTATATCTCGACCGGCAACATGGTCGATACCGGCGCGGGCGTGTTCCCGGTGTTCCGCACCCCCAGCACCAATCCGCTCAATCCGCAGGCGACCTTCCTGGCGGATTCGCAGAGCAATTTCGCCTGGGCGCTCTACGCCAATGTCGGCTATGAATTCTCCGAAGCCTTCCGCGTCGATGCCTCGCTGCGTTATGACCGCGACAAGCGTCGCAACCGGACTTTGACCCCGACCGCGTTCATCCCGGTGGTCCCGGGCTTCCCCACCGGTCGCACCGGCGAAGTGCGCCGCGAGACCTTTGACGAATGGCAGCCCAAGATCACGCTGACCTACAAGCCGGTCGACAACGTGACGATCTATGGCGGCTACAGCCGAGGCTTCCGCTCGGGCGGGTTCAACCAGACCGGCGTCGGTGCAGTGGCGGCGGGCACCGGCGTGGTGGGTGTCGCGGACATCTATGAGGCCGAGGTCGCCGACACCTTCGAGATCGGCGTCAAGACCACTTTGTTCGACCGGATGCTGACGCTCAACGCCAGCGCCTACACCACCAAGTCCGAAAACGGCTATTTCTTCGTCTTCCTCGCCGCCAACTCGACGCAGAACCTGGGCAATGTTCCCGAGGTGCAGCTGCAGGGCTTCGAGATCGATGGCACGCTGCGTCCCGCGCGCGGGCTGGACATCAACTTCGGCCTCGGCGTCACCTACAGCGAGATCAAGGAATTCCCCGACCCCACCGTGATCGGCAACGAAGCCCCGTTCATCTCGCGCTACACGATCAACCTGGGCACCCAGTACGAGAGCAACCTGGGCGACAGCGATCTCAAGGGCCGTATCCGGGTGGATTACAACCGCACCGGCAAGACCTGGTTCGATGTGCCCAACTCGACCGTGCGGCGGCCGGTGGACCTCGTCAACGCGCGGCTGACATTGGATGGCGGCGCCTGGTCGCTGACAGGCTTTGCCGACAACCTGTTCAACAAGCGCTACAATGCCGAGTTCTCGCCCGGCGGCTTCGTGTTCAAGGGCCGCCCGCGCGTCTTCGGACTCGAGGCGCTCTACAAGTTCTGATCCTCACGATAACGGGAAACCACCAGTGGCACGCATCCTCATCCTCTATTATTCGGGCTATGGTCACACCGAGGTGATGGCGGGTGCCGTCGCTGATGGCGTCAATGCGGTTGCGGGCTGCGAGGCAGTGGTCAAGCGCGTGCCCGAACTGGTGTCGGACGAGGTTGCTGCGGCCGCGCACATGAAGATCGATCAGGCAGCTGCGTTCGCCAGCCCGGATGAGCTTGCCGATTATGACGGCATCATCTTCGGCACGCCCACCCGTTTCGGCAACATGGCCGCGCAGATGCGCAACTTCCTCGACCAGACCGGCGGGCTGTGGGCCAAGGGCGCGCTGATCGGCAAGCCGGGCAGCGTCTTTGTCTCCACCGCCAGCCAGCATGGCGGGCAGGAGACCACGATCACCTCGTTCCACACCACGTTGCTCCACCATGGCATGATCGTCATCGGCCTGCCCTACAGCTTTGCCGGCAACACCATCATGACCGAGATCAGCGGCGGCACGCCTTATGGCGCGAGCACGATCGCAGGCGGCGACGGATCGCGCATGCCGTCCGAAAACGAGCTTGCAGGCGCGCGCTTCCAGGGCGAGCATGTCGCCCGCATCACGCTGAAGCTGGCGGCCTGACCACGGCCTGCCGGCGGCGTGAGAGATATTGAGGAGGATGCGATGAGCGTATTGGTCAACCGTTTGCACCACACTGCCTATACCACCCGCGATCTCGAGGCGACACGCGCGTTCTACGAGGACGTGCTGGGATTTCCTCTGGTCGCGACCTATTGCGAGATGGACGAGCTGTTCGGCAAGGAGCGGACCTATTGCCATTGCTTTTTCGCGATGAAGGATGGCAGCGCGCTCGCCTTCTTCCAGTTCGCCAACGAGGACGACCAGGCCGAATTCAGCCCGCCGATCCCCGAATCGCCGTTCCATCACATCGCGCTGCATGTCGATCAGGATGCGCAGATCGAGCTCGAGCGGCGCATTGCTGCTGCCGGCATCGTCGAGCCGCAGACCTACATCCTTGAGCACGGCTATTGCCGCTCGGTCTATGTCAAGGACCCCAACGGCATGATCATCGAGTTCACCTGCGATGCGCCCGAGGCGCTGGCGATCGAGGCCGATGTGCGCGCCAAGGCGCGGACCGAGCTCGCACGCTGGCTGGCGGGCGACCACAGCAACAACAATACCTTCCGCAGCGTCGAAGCGGCCTGATTGATGGCTGGCCCGGTTGGCAGGCTGGGCGACGCATTTGCGATGATCCCGCCTGCCGCCGTGCTGGGCGGAGAGACGTTCTGGCTCGATGTCGGTGACGGCCGGCTGGCGGTCGAGACGATCGGGCGCGGGCCTGCGGTCGTTCTGCTGCACGGCTGGACGCTCGACCGGCGGATGTGGACGCTGCAGGCGCGCGCGCTGGCCGACCGGTTCACGCTGATCGCGATCGACCGGCGGGGGTTCGGCCAGTCGGCCCTGCCGCCCTGCCGCGCGCGCGAAGTCGAGGATCTGGCCCGGCTGGCCGACCGTCTGCAGCTGGCAAGCTTCCATCTGGTGGGCATGTCTCAGGCGGGCGCGACCGCGATCGCGTATGCGATCGCGCACCGCGACCGCATCGCCACCCTGGTGCTGCAGGGCATCTCGCTGGCCGGAATCCCCGATCATTCGAACGCATCGGACACCATACCGCTCGCCGATTATGCCGACATGGTGCGGGCCGGGCGGCTCGCCGAGATGAAGCGGCACTGGGCCGATCATCCGCTGATGGCGGGCCTGACGGGCGAGGCGGCGGACATCGGCGCCGCCATGCTCGCCGATTATGACGGCAGCGACCTGCTCGCAGGTCCCGCAGGACCTTCGGCGCGGCTGGATAGCATGGCCGCGCTCTCCGTGCCGGTGCTGGCGATCACCGGTGATGCCGACACCCCCTGGCGGCGCACCGTGACCCAGGCGCTGGCGCGCAGTGCGCCGCTGGGCCAGGCGCGCTTCGTGCGCGGCGCAGGCCATCTGTGCAACCTCTCGCACGGGCTGGAATACAACGCCGCGCTGTGCGCCTTTCTTGCCCGGCCGCTGATGCCGGTGCCCGATGCCGTGAACGACTGACCTTGCAATGGAGTATCCCACCGATGGCCGCGCCTGAAAGTTTTCTCACCACCCATGTCGGCAGCCTGCCGCGGCCCGAGGCCCTGCTCGATATGGTCTTCGCGCGCGAGGGCGGGGAGCAGGTGTCCGAGGCGGACTTCGATGCCGCGGTCGAGCATGCGACCGCCTATGTCATCAAGCGCCAGATCGAGGCGGGGGTGAGCATCGTCAACGATGGCGAGCAGTCCAAGCCCAGCTATGCGACCTATATCAAGCACCGGCTCTCGGGCTTCGGCGGCGAGGCGGGGCAGTATGAATTCGCCGATCTCGAAGCCTTCCCCGGCGCAAAGGCGCAGGTTTTCGGCAACACGGGCCGCGCCAAAAGGTCGGCCCCGGCGTGCACCGCGCCGATCACCGTGATCGACATGGAAGCCCCGCGGATCGATGCCGAGCGGCTGAAGCGGCTCGCAAACGGCCACGCCACCTTCATGTCGGCGGCCTCGCCAGGGGTGACCGCCCTGTTCTTCCCCAACCAATACTATGCCAGCGACGAGGAGTATGTCTTCGCGCTCGCCGAGGGACTGCGGCACGAATACGAGACGATTGCCGCTGCCGGGATCACTTTGCAGGTCGATTGTCCGGACCTCGCGATGGGCCGCCACGTGCAGTTCACGCACCTGAGCCTCGAGGACTTCCGCAAGCGGATCGGCATGAACATCGCGGCGCTCAACCACGCGGTGCAGAACATCCCGGCGGAGCAATTGCGGATGCACCTGTGCTGGGGCAACTATCCGGGTCCACACCATTGCGACGTAGCGCTGGACGAGATTGCCGATATCGTCTGGACCGCCAAGCCGCAGACCGTGCTGATCGAGGGCGCGAACCCGCGCCACGCGCATGAGTTCGCCTTTTTCGAGCAGCATCCTCTCCCCGAAGGCAAGATCCTGTGCCCCGGAATGGTCGAACCGCAGAGCCCCTATATTGAGCACCCCGAGCTCATCGCGCAGCGCATCGGCCGCTATGCCGATCTGCTTGGGCGCGAGCGGGTGATGGCGGGCGTGGACTGCGGCTTTTCGGTCCATGCCGGCAGCAACAGCCTCGATCCCGAGATCGTCTGGGCCAAGCTCGCGGCGCTGGCGCAGGGCGCAGCCATCGCCAGCGCGCGCTACTGGTAAGGCTCAGGCCGTTGCGCGCGCGTCGAGCGCCTCGCGCACTTTGCGCGCCAGCATCTCGCGGGTGTAGGGCTTGCTCAGCAGCCTGACGCCTGCTTCCAAAGTGCCGCCATGGACGATGCCCTTTTCGGTATAGCCCGAGGTGAACAGCACCGCGAGTTGCGGGATCAGCTGCACCGCACGCTTGGCAAGCTCGTGGCTCTGCACCGGTCCCGGCATCACGACATCGCTGAACAGCATGTCGAGCGCGGTGCCGCTCTCGACGATGGCGAGGCCAGCGGCGGCATCGCGCGCGGTGAGGGTGGTATAGCCCAGCTCGCCCAGCAATGCGGTGACGGTGGTGCGGACATCGTCATCGTCCTCGACCACCAGGATCGTCTCGCTGCCGCCCGATATGGTGTCGGAACGCCGCTCAAGCGCTGCGGTGTCGGGGGTGGTTGATCGCGGCAGATAGATGCGGAAGGTCGTGCCGATTCCCGGTTCGCTGTACACCGTGACATGCCCGCCCGATTGCTTGATCAGGCCATAGACCATGCTGAGGCCGAGCCCTGTGCCCTTGCCCACCTCCTTGGTGGTGAAGAACGGCTCGAAGATCCGGTCGCGCACATCGGGCGGCATTCCGCTGCCGGTGTCGGTTACCGAGACCATGACATAGTCGCCCGCCTGCATGTCCGGGTATTTGCAGGCGAACAGGTTGTCCACTGCGGCATTGGCCATCTCTATGGTGAACAGTCCGCCGCCGGGCATCGCATCGCGCGCGTTGATCGCCAGGTTCAGGATCGCGTTTTCCAGCTGGCCATCGTCGACGAAGCAATCCCACAATCCGGTCTCGGCGGTGGTCTTGAGGCCGATGTGTTCACCCAGTGCGCGGCGCAGCATGTCTTCCAGATTGCCGACCAGGCGCGGCAGGTTGACCGGCTTGGGCGCCAGCGGCTGCTTGCGGCTGAAGGCGAGCAACTGCTGCGCCAGCCTCGTGCCCCGCGCCACGCCCGACAGCGCCAGGTCAAGCCGCTGGCGCGCGCGCTCGTTGCCCGCGACATCGCGGCCGAGCAGCTCCAGGCTGCCGCCGATGATCTGTAGCAGATTGTTGAAGTCGTGCGCGACACCGCCGGTCAGCTTGCCCACCGCTTCCATCTTCTGGGCATGGCGCAGTTGCGCCTCGGCGGCATCGCGCTCGGCCAGCGCCTTTTCAACCTGTGCCTTGAGCTCGGCGTTGAAATTCTCGCGCGCCATCCGCGCCTCTAGCTCGGCGGTGATGTTCTTGACCTCCAGAACGGTCCCGATGGCAATGCCCGAGCCGTCCTGGATGGGGCTGGCGGAATAGGAGACCGGGTAGAAGCTGCCATCCTTGTGGACGAACACTTCTTCGCCCTGCACCTGATTAACCTCGGGCAATGCCCGGTCGATCGCACATTCGGCCAACGGAAATGGCTGCCCGCTGGGCCGGGTGTGGTGGATGACATCGTGGAGAATGCGGCCTTCGATTTCGGCGAAGCGGTAGCCTGTCAGTCGCTCGGCCGCATCGTTGAGGTAAACGCACTGCTGCTGGTCATCCATTAGGAACACCGCCATTGATGTGTTGCCCAGCACGGTGTTGAGGCGGTTGGTGACGCTTTGCAGCTCGCGCATCGTGCGGTCGCGTTCGGTGATGTCCTCGATCGCGGCGTAGAACAGCCGCTGCTGCTGATCGACCAGCAATTGCAGGCGGACCGCGACGTTGTAGTCGGTGCCATCCTTGCGGCGGTGCACCGTCTCGAAGGTCAGCATCTGCTGTTCGCCCGCGAGCAGCGGTGCGATCAGCGCGCGGAAGGTGTCCGCATCGATCATCGGCTTGATGTCGATCGGGGTCAGCGACCGGAGCTCTTCCATCGAATAGCCCAGATTGTCCCGTGCGCCGCGGTTGACCAGGATGAAGTTGAGCGTGTCCGCATCGAACAGGAACGCCTCGCTGACCGCATCCTCGACAATCCGCCCCAGCCGCTCGACGCTGGAGGAGGATTTGAGCCGTTCGAGTTCGGCGGCGGAGCGACCGGCGAACAGTTCGAGGATTAGTGCGGGCTGGATATGCTCGTCGATCGGGGCATCGTGCATCACCGACAGCAGGCCGATCAGCTTGCCGGTGCTCGAATGCAGCGGGACGCCGAGATAGCTCTCCACGCCCATCTCCACCAGCATGTGGTCATCGGGATACTGCGCTATCGCGTCCGATCGCACGAAGCAGATCCGGTTCTGCGCGACATCTTCGCAAGGCGTTCCGCGCAGGGCGTAATCGGTGCTGGGCTGCAGGCTGCCGTCCGCCCAGAAGCGGACGGTGCGCGCGGTGACGGGGTTGTCGGGGTCGATCTCGGCGATCGTCACCCATCGCACCCTCAGCGCGCCGGCGAGCACCTCCACCGCCTTTTCCAGGAAAGGCTCGCCCACCAGCCGAGCGCAATCGATGAGCGGCTGCTGGATGTTGCGCATCCGCAGCTTGCGCGACATGTCCTTGGCGACGATCCAGAATCCGTCCGAGCCATCACCTTGGGTCGAAGCGGGGGAAATGCTGAGGCTCAGGCTGGTGGGAACGCCGTTGCGATGATGCGCGACCATGTCGCAACCGCCCGTGCCGTTGGCGATTCCTCGCTCGAGGCATGCGCGCAATGAGGCCGCATCAAGCTCGGGCAGCACCTCGGTCACCGGTTGGCCGATGATATCCGCCGGCGAGTATCCCAGCGAATCGGCGGCAGCGGCGTTCCAGGCGCGGATGGTCCCGTCCTCGGCCAGCCCGATGATGATGTCCGAGCTGAAATCGAACGCGCCGACCGGCTGCATCAGCAGCGGCTCTGTTGTCGGGGAGTCCATAGTTGTCATTATCCCCCTAAGCCTTCGGTGCGACCCCAAAGCCCGTGAAGCTCCAGAAGACAGAAAACCCTCAGCCACGGAAATGTTCCGCCCCGGCCCAAAAGACCCGGCGCGATCGGGGAGAAATCGCACTTTGCCGTTTACAGGCGTAGTCGAATCGATTACACCCGTGGTCGAACTGTTGCAGAGAGACCCGATTCATGGCCCCCGAACGTATCAGCGATGCCGAACATGCGGTGATGGAGGTGCTGTGGCAGCGATCCCCCTTGACCGCAGCCGATGTTGCCGAAGCGCTCGCCGATGCGCGCGACTGGACGCTGCAGACGGTCAAGACATTGCTCTCGCGGCTCGCGAACAAGGGTGCGGTTTCCTACGAACAGGACGGCCGCCGCTATCTCTACAGCCCGATTCTGGCGCGCGAGGATTATGTCGGCGATGAATCACGGCGGTTGGTCGATCGGCTTTTTGGCGGCCGTGCCGCCCCGCTTATTGCGCATCTGGCCGAACAGCAGAAATTCACGGCGGAGGATTTGGCCGAAATCGAGCGGCTGATCGGGGAGTTGAAGTCATGATCGGGGATGGGCAGGTGAGTGCGTGGCTGCAGGATTTCGCGCATGGCGTGACCGGGCAGTGGCTGGTCGAAACGTTGATCGTCACCGCAGCGCTGATGGCGCTGGTGCTGGTGCTGCGGCGACCCGTCGCGCGGCATTTCGGCGCGGAGATCGCCTATCTGCTGTGGGCTATCCCGCTTGCGCGGCTGTTCATGCCGCCGGTGGTGCAGACGATCGAGGTTCCGGTGAGCGCGCCATCTGCGCAGGACATGCCGGGCACCGCCGCGATGGCGATGCCGGTCGCCGACATCGCAAGCCCGGTCGATGCGATGCCCGAGCCAGCGTTCGCCAATGGCTTGCTGGTCGATGCCGACTGGTTTGCGATCTGTGTCACCATCTGGCTATGCGGTGCGGCGATATTCCTGATCGCGCAGCTGTCCGCCTATCTGCAGAACCGGCGCGAACTGCTCGAGGATGCGGTCGAGGTCTCGCGGATGGACGACATTCGCGTGATCGAGATCGCCGGGATCGCCGGACCCTTCGCCTTCGGGCTGTGGCGGCGGTACATCGCGCTGCCGATCGGCTTTACCCAGGCGTACAACCCGATGGAGCGCGAACTGGCGCTGGCGCATGAGCGCTCGCATCACCGGGCGGGCGACCTGTGGGCGAACTTTGCCGCGCTCGCGATGCTGTCGCTGCACTGGTTCAACCCCGTCGCGTGGATGGCATGGCGCGCGTTCCGCTTCGATCAGGAAGCTGCCTGCGATGCCCGTGTGCTGCGCCGCCGCTCGTCGGCCGAGCGCACCGCTTATGCCCGCGCCATCGCCAAGGCGGCGACCGGCCACACATTGGCATTCGCCAGCCCGCTCAACCCCAAGGAAAAGATCGTCGAGCGTCTCAAGATCATGAAACAGCAGGACACATCGCGCACCCGCAAATGGCTGGGCGGCACGCTGATCGGCAGCGGTCTGATTACCGCGATGGCGATGACCGCCACGGTCAGCTATGCCGTGCAGCCGGTCTCGCCGCCCCAGGTGCCCGAGGCTCCCGATGCACCGCAATCGCCGCGTGCGCCCGTTGTGCCCGACGCTCCGGATGCTCCGGACGGTCTGGACGCATGGGGAATGCCCGAGGCTCCCGCCGCTCCGGATGCGCCGATCACTCCGGTGATCAAGGACGGGGTCTACATCTACACCGTCAAGCGCGGCGGCAACGCCATCACCCTGCGGATGGACGGGCCGACCGATCGCGACGAAATCGAGCGCCGGGTCGATGATGCCGAGGCGGCGCGTGCGGTGGCGCAAGGCGACCGGGCCATCGCCGAGGCCGACCGGGCGATCGCCGCAGCCGATGCCAGAGCGGCTGCCACCGAGGCACGTGCTGCCGTGCGCGACAGGGCCGAGCGCAACCGCGCGCACGCCATGGACCGCGCACAGCGCATGATCGTGCGCACCGGATCGCCCGACAATTACGTGGTGGAGATGGGCAAGGGGCACAGCCTGCGCATCCAGACCAAGGCCTGCGACGGCAAGTCCAAATCGGCCGCGTTCATGACCCAGACCGAAACCCGGGACGGCAGGGTCACGCGTACAAAGGTGGTTACCTGCGGCCAGGTGATGCCCGATGAAGCGGAGATGGCCGCCAACATCGAAAGGGGCATGGCAGAAGCCCGCCGTGGCATGGCCGCCGCGCGTGCCGAAATCCGCCGCAACAAGTATCTGAGCGATGCCGAGCGTGCCGAGGCATTGCGCGGCCTGGACGAAGGAATGCGCGAGCTGCGCGCCGATCTTGCCGAGGCGCGGCGCGATCTGCACCGGGA
Encoded proteins:
- a CDS encoding IclR family transcriptional regulator, which encodes MEDAAKPGKDSEYLSTLERGLKVLRAFDATHPEMQLSEVAQVTGLSPAVARRCLNTLVQLGYVAQFGRKFLLRPEVLSFGTAYLSSMNVEQVILPPLQKLRDDTGDSASMAVLSGTDILYVAHVSTNRRIRLGANVGTRFPVHATSLGKVLLAFQSEAVIAQYMAAVDLQRFTERTVTSHAALEQRLQGARETGYDSALDELDYGIVSVAVPVFDANRKAIASINCSTSTTRISQDELVRTRLPMLREASAEIGNALQRWPTLMHSLQHN
- a CDS encoding TonB-dependent receptor, with amino-acid sequence MSGLWNRLLLAGSTSALALACATPALAQGQAAPADDEGEIVVTALRRDTNLQDTPAAITAFNAETIENAGIDKAADFIGLTSNVQLIETQNAGNAFVIIRGITQNRNSEPSVAVVVDGVQQVNAAQFSQELFDIEQIEILKGPQGGLYGRNAIGGAIIINTKQPSDQFEGRVFAGIDNGFGYTLRAGVSGPISDTLKFRLSGSYRDTNGYIPNTFLGEDADPLEDISLRGKLLWTPTDQLTVDLRASMSLLRTQALYYNIVADVNDTSLPVRVNNAGQNDRDIYNVSAKIDYKADWGSITSVTSYDTLSEILTGDAFNFLPIQESLFFAIFGFDLNQSQFLDVEAISQDLRIQSADGQKFNWSVGGYFIDTNRYISTGNMVDTGAGVFPVFRTPSTNPLNPQATFLADSQSNFAWALYANVGYEFSEAFRVDASLRYDRDKRRNRTLTPTAFIPVVPGFPTGRTGEVRRETFDEWQPKITLTYKPVDNVTIYGGYSRGFRSGGFNQTGVGAVAAGTGVVGVADIYEAEVADTFEIGVKTTLFDRMLTLNASAYTTKSENGYFFVFLAANSTQNLGNVPEVQLQGFEIDGTLRPARGLDINFGLGVTYSEIKEFPDPTVIGNEAPFISRYTINLGTQYESNLGDSDLKGRIRVDYNRTGKTWFDVPNSTVRRPVDLVNARLTLDGGAWSLTGFADNLFNKRYNAEFSPGGFVFKGRPRVFGLEALYKF
- the wrbA gene encoding NAD(P)H:quinone oxidoreductase, with the translated sequence MARILILYYSGYGHTEVMAGAVADGVNAVAGCEAVVKRVPELVSDEVAAAAHMKIDQAAAFASPDELADYDGIIFGTPTRFGNMAAQMRNFLDQTGGLWAKGALIGKPGSVFVSTASQHGGQETTITSFHTTLLHHGMIVIGLPYSFAGNTIMTEISGGTPYGASTIAGGDGSRMPSENELAGARFQGEHVARITLKLAA
- a CDS encoding VOC family protein; translation: MSVLVNRLHHTAYTTRDLEATRAFYEDVLGFPLVATYCEMDELFGKERTYCHCFFAMKDGSALAFFQFANEDDQAEFSPPIPESPFHHIALHVDQDAQIELERRIAAAGIVEPQTYILEHGYCRSVYVKDPNGMIIEFTCDAPEALAIEADVRAKARTELARWLAGDHSNNNTFRSVEAA
- a CDS encoding alpha/beta fold hydrolase: MAGPVGRLGDAFAMIPPAAVLGGETFWLDVGDGRLAVETIGRGPAVVLLHGWTLDRRMWTLQARALADRFTLIAIDRRGFGQSALPPCRAREVEDLARLADRLQLASFHLVGMSQAGATAIAYAIAHRDRIATLVLQGISLAGIPDHSNASDTIPLADYADMVRAGRLAEMKRHWADHPLMAGLTGEAADIGAAMLADYDGSDLLAGPAGPSARLDSMAALSVPVLAITGDADTPWRRTVTQALARSAPLGQARFVRGAGHLCNLSHGLEYNAALCAFLARPLMPVPDAVND
- a CDS encoding cobalamin-independent methionine synthase II family protein, with product MAAPESFLTTHVGSLPRPEALLDMVFAREGGEQVSEADFDAAVEHATAYVIKRQIEAGVSIVNDGEQSKPSYATYIKHRLSGFGGEAGQYEFADLEAFPGAKAQVFGNTGRAKRSAPACTAPITVIDMEAPRIDAERLKRLANGHATFMSAASPGVTALFFPNQYYASDEEYVFALAEGLRHEYETIAAAGITLQVDCPDLAMGRHVQFTHLSLEDFRKRIGMNIAALNHAVQNIPAEQLRMHLCWGNYPGPHHCDVALDEIADIVWTAKPQTVLIEGANPRHAHEFAFFEQHPLPEGKILCPGMVEPQSPYIEHPELIAQRIGRYADLLGRERVMAGVDCGFSVHAGSNSLDPEIVWAKLAALAQGAAIASARYW
- a CDS encoding PAS domain S-box protein, coding for MDSPTTEPLLMQPVGAFDFSSDIIIGLAEDGTIRAWNAAAADSLGYSPADIIGQPVTEVLPELDAASLRACLERGIANGTGGCDMVAHHRNGVPTSLSLSISPASTQGDGSDGFWIVAKDMSRKLRMRNIQQPLIDCARLVGEPFLEKAVEVLAGALRVRWVTIAEIDPDNPVTARTVRFWADGSLQPSTDYALRGTPCEDVAQNRICFVRSDAIAQYPDDHMLVEMGVESYLGVPLHSSTGKLIGLLSVMHDAPIDEHIQPALILELFAGRSAAELERLKSSSSVERLGRIVEDAVSEAFLFDADTLNFILVNRGARDNLGYSMEELRSLTPIDIKPMIDADTFRALIAPLLAGEQQMLTFETVHRRKDGTDYNVAVRLQLLVDQQQRLFYAAIEDITERDRTMRELQSVTNRLNTVLGNTSMAVFLMDDQQQCVYLNDAAERLTGYRFAEIEGRILHDVIHHTRPSGQPFPLAECAIDRALPEVNQVQGEEVFVHKDGSFYPVSYSASPIQDGSGIAIGTVLEVKNITAELEARMARENFNAELKAQVEKALAERDAAEAQLRHAQKMEAVGKLTGGVAHDFNNLLQIIGGSLELLGRDVAGNERARQRLDLALSGVARGTRLAQQLLAFSRKQPLAPKPVNLPRLVGNLEDMLRRALGEHIGLKTTAETGLWDCFVDDGQLENAILNLAINARDAMPGGGLFTIEMANAAVDNLFACKYPDMQAGDYVMVSVTDTGSGMPPDVRDRIFEPFFTTKEVGKGTGLGLSMVYGLIKQSGGHVTVYSEPGIGTTFRIYLPRSTTPDTAALERRSDTISGGSETILVVEDDDDVRTTVTALLGELGYTTLTARDAAAGLAIVESGTALDMLFSDVVMPGPVQSHELAKRAVQLIPQLAVLFTSGYTEKGIVHGGTLEAGVRLLSKPYTREMLARKVREALDARATA
- a CDS encoding BlaI/MecI/CopY family transcriptional regulator; translated protein: MAPERISDAEHAVMEVLWQRSPLTAADVAEALADARDWTLQTVKTLLSRLANKGAVSYEQDGRRYLYSPILAREDYVGDESRRLVDRLFGGRAAPLIAHLAEQQKFTAEDLAEIERLIGELKS
- a CDS encoding M56 family metallopeptidase, whose translation is MIGDGQVSAWLQDFAHGVTGQWLVETLIVTAALMALVLVLRRPVARHFGAEIAYLLWAIPLARLFMPPVVQTIEVPVSAPSAQDMPGTAAMAMPVADIASPVDAMPEPAFANGLLVDADWFAICVTIWLCGAAIFLIAQLSAYLQNRRELLEDAVEVSRMDDIRVIEIAGIAGPFAFGLWRRYIALPIGFTQAYNPMERELALAHERSHHRAGDLWANFAALAMLSLHWFNPVAWMAWRAFRFDQEAACDARVLRRRSSAERTAYARAIAKAATGHTLAFASPLNPKEKIVERLKIMKQQDTSRTRKWLGGTLIGSGLITAMAMTATVSYAVQPVSPPQVPEAPDAPQSPRAPVVPDAPDAPDGLDAWGMPEAPAAPDAPITPVIKDGVYIYTVKRGGNAITLRMDGPTDRDEIERRVDDAEAARAVAQGDRAIAEADRAIAAADARAAATEARAAVRDRAERNRAHAMDRAQRMIVRTGSPDNYVVEMGKGHSLRIQTKACDGKSKSAAFMTQTETRDGRVTRTKVVTCGQVMPDEAEMAANIERGMAEARRGMAAARAEIRRNKYLSDAERAEALRGLDEGMRELRADLAEARRDLHRDLEDARRDMRAMPAPPVPPAPPAERN